One region of bacterium genomic DNA includes:
- the rpsF gene encoding 30S ribosomal protein S6, with protein sequence MRAYELMIILDAGVEESNVDACVAQVSENIASNGGEVKAEDRWGKRRFAYEINHQSEGYYLVLEFVTETREMGTIERLLQLADEVVRHKLIRLPDNEAARRGLLGDGTPLAATG encoded by the coding sequence ATGCGGGCATACGAGTTGATGATCATTTTGGACGCGGGCGTCGAGGAATCGAACGTGGATGCCTGCGTCGCCCAGGTTTCCGAGAACATCGCATCCAACGGCGGCGAGGTGAAGGCCGAAGACCGGTGGGGCAAGCGCCGCTTCGCTTATGAGATCAACCATCAATCCGAGGGCTATTACCTGGTCCTCGAATTCGTGACCGAGACGCGCGAGATGGGCACTATAGAACGTCTCCTTCAACTCGCGGACGAGGTGGTCCGCCACAAGCTGATCCGTCTGCCCGACAACGAGGCCGCCCGACGCGGCCTGCTGGGCGACGGCACCCCCCTGGCTGCGACCGGGTAA
- the ssb gene encoding single-stranded DNA-binding protein has translation MAFDNTVTVTGNMTRDPELRFTAGGSAVATFGLAWNRRWQNRQTNETEEQVSFFDVTCWSTLAENVSESLVKGTRVVVSGRMEQRSWETQDGERRSKVEIIADEVSPSLRWATVEVIRNERRDGGGGRNQGGGGYQGGGGGRQQRSQAPDYIPEEEPF, from the coding sequence ATGGCATTCGACAACACGGTGACCGTTACCGGGAACATGACCCGGGACCCGGAGCTTCGATTCACCGCCGGCGGCAGCGCGGTGGCCACCTTCGGGCTGGCCTGGAACCGGCGCTGGCAGAACCGCCAGACCAACGAGACCGAGGAGCAGGTGTCGTTCTTTGACGTGACCTGCTGGAGCACCCTGGCCGAGAACGTGAGCGAGAGCCTGGTCAAGGGCACCCGGGTGGTGGTGAGCGGGCGGATGGAGCAGCGGTCGTGGGAGACCCAGGACGGCGAGCGCCGCTCCAAGGTGGAGATCATCGCCGATGAGGTGTCGCCCAGCCTGCGGTGGGCCACCGTGGAGGTGATCCGCAACGAGCGGCGCGACGGCGGCGGGGGCCGCAACCAGGGTGGCGGCGGCTACCAGGGTGGCGGCGGCGGGCGCCAGCAGCGCAGCCAGGCCCCTGACTACATTCCTGAAGAAGAGCCGTTCTGA
- the rplI gene encoding 50S ribosomal protein L9 yields the protein CRRRGGRRGAGVMKVVLRDNVDALGKKGDVVEVADGYARNFLIPAGKAFKSSPGAESQAERMRQARELKDAKELAEAQEMASRLVSATIHIAARAGGEGKLFGSVTTADIVRAVAEQANIMLERKAIDAEGIKELGSHTVTAKPHPEVEFPITVEVVAAE from the coding sequence GCTGCCGCCGAAGAGGCGGGCGACGAGGAGCCGGCGTCATGAAGGTGGTACTGCGCGACAACGTGGATGCCCTGGGCAAAAAGGGCGACGTGGTGGAGGTGGCCGACGGCTACGCCCGCAACTTTCTGATCCCGGCCGGCAAAGCGTTCAAGTCGTCGCCGGGTGCCGAGAGCCAGGCCGAGCGCATGCGCCAGGCCCGCGAGCTGAAAGACGCCAAAGAGCTGGCCGAGGCCCAGGAGATGGCCTCCAGGCTGGTGTCCGCCACCATCCACATCGCCGCTCGGGCCGGAGGCGAGGGCAAGCTGTTCGGCTCGGTCACCACCGCCGACATCGTGCGGGCGGTGGCCGAGCAGGCCAACATCATGCTTGAGCGCAAGGCCATCGACGCCGAGGGAATCAAAGAGTTGGGCAGCCACACGGTGACGGCCAAGCCCCATCCCGAGGTGGAATTCCCCATCACCGTCGAGGTAGTCGCCGCCGAATAG
- the dnaB gene encoding replicative DNA helicase produces the protein MSDPFNYSDDGGSPPPGRLGRVPPHDLDAEEALLGAMLLNRDAIADAVNLIRPEHFYRPAHAHVYEAVCSLYAEGEPADAVTVAAELNRRGLADKVGGNAALVKLQTGTPASANAAKYANIVHEAATLRKLIEIGGEISELGYEGGDDVVKTVDSAEAMVYRLAADRMGDSTARISELLPANLERIEKLYDQGDIVTGTPTGYNDLDEITSGLQPNTLVVVGARPSVGKTSFALGMAAHAAMRANKPVLVFSLEMSQLEISQRILCSEARVDASRVRTGKLTDQDWSDLSTAIGRLSEAPIWVDDNPAVTIMEIRGKSRRLRSQVGELGMVVVDYLQLMTGRHTAENRQVEVSEISRGLKILARELQCPVVALSQLSRNLEQRQDKRPILADLRESGSIEQDADLVIFLYRDELYNPETADQGTAEVLLTKHRNGPTGKTRLAFQQHYTRFANMARTA, from the coding sequence GTGAGCGATCCATTCAACTATTCCGACGACGGCGGATCTCCGCCTCCGGGGCGCTTGGGGCGCGTGCCGCCCCACGACCTCGACGCCGAGGAGGCGCTGCTGGGCGCCATGCTCCTCAACCGCGACGCCATCGCCGACGCGGTGAACCTGATCCGCCCCGAGCACTTCTACCGCCCGGCCCACGCCCATGTGTACGAGGCGGTGTGTTCGCTGTATGCCGAGGGGGAACCGGCCGACGCGGTGACAGTGGCCGCCGAGCTGAACCGGAGGGGCCTGGCCGACAAGGTGGGGGGCAACGCCGCGCTGGTGAAGCTCCAGACCGGCACCCCGGCGTCGGCCAATGCGGCCAAGTACGCCAACATCGTCCACGAGGCGGCCACCCTGCGAAAGCTGATCGAGATCGGCGGGGAGATCTCCGAGCTGGGCTACGAGGGCGGCGACGACGTGGTCAAAACGGTGGACTCGGCCGAGGCCATGGTGTACCGGCTGGCCGCCGACCGCATGGGCGACTCCACCGCCCGCATTTCCGAGCTGTTGCCGGCCAACTTGGAGCGCATCGAGAAGCTCTACGACCAGGGCGATATCGTCACCGGCACCCCCACCGGCTACAACGACCTCGACGAGATCACCAGCGGGCTGCAACCCAACACCCTGGTGGTGGTGGGCGCCCGCCCGTCGGTGGGCAAGACCAGCTTCGCCCTGGGCATGGCGGCCCATGCCGCCATGCGGGCCAACAAGCCGGTGCTGGTGTTCTCGCTGGAGATGAGCCAGCTGGAGATCAGCCAGCGGATTCTGTGCTCAGAGGCCCGGGTGGACGCCTCCCGGGTACGCACCGGCAAGCTCACCGACCAAGACTGGTCTGATCTGTCAACCGCCATCGGAAGGCTGTCGGAGGCCCCCATCTGGGTGGACGACAACCCGGCGGTGACCATCATGGAGATCAGGGGCAAGTCGCGGCGGCTGCGCAGCCAAGTGGGCGAATTGGGCATGGTGGTGGTCGACTACCTCCAGCTGATGACCGGGCGCCACACCGCCGAGAACCGCCAAGTAGAGGTGTCGGAAATCAGCCGGGGGCTCAAGATTTTGGCCCGGGAGCTGCAATGCCCGGTGGTGGCGCTCTCCCAGCTGTCCCGCAACCTGGAACAGCGCCAAGACAAGCGCCCCATCCTGGCCGACCTGCGGGAGTCGGGCTCCATCGAACAGGATGCCGACTTGGTGATCTTCTTGTACCGAGACGAGCTCTACAACCCCGAGACCGCCGATCAGGGCACCGCCGAGGTGCTATTGACCAAGCACCGCAACGGCCCCACCGGCAAGACCCGCCTGGCCTTCCAGCAGCACTACACCCGCTTCGCCAACATGGCCCGCACCGCCTAG
- a CDS encoding type II toxin-antitoxin system PemK/MazF family toxin, translating to MQRGDVYRLRIPKGIGHEQQGERFGVVVQSDALLPRSVVLVAPTSTSARPASFRPEVLVGRSSTRVLVEQVGAVDSGRLDDLVGRLTPEEQWGVDTALAVVLGLN from the coding sequence GTGCAGAGAGGTGATGTCTACCGCCTTCGCATCCCCAAAGGAATCGGACACGAGCAACAGGGAGAGAGATTTGGCGTGGTCGTGCAGTCGGACGCCTTGTTGCCTCGCTCGGTTGTGCTGGTTGCGCCGACCTCGACGAGCGCTCGGCCTGCGTCCTTTCGCCCTGAAGTCCTAGTGGGCAGATCATCTACCAGGGTTTTGGTCGAGCAGGTCGGCGCGGTCGATTCGGGCCGGCTGGACGACCTAGTTGGCCGGCTCACCCCCGAAGAGCAATGGGGCGTGGACACCGCCCTAGCGGTTGTGCTGGGCTTGAATTAG